One Platichthys flesus chromosome 14, fPlaFle2.1, whole genome shotgun sequence genomic region harbors:
- the LOC133968626 gene encoding gastrotropin-like has translation MQMREVAFGIQYINKELSQSQYLAFSLSFLIISAQTPPPTNTTKMSFAGKWETETQEGYDEFCKLLGIPDAVIEKGRDYKLITDVTQNGNDFTWTQIYPTNATVTNKFTIGKECDMETIGGKKFKATVQMDGGKLDVTFPNYHHTSEIVGGKLVETSKSGSLVLKRTSKKI, from the exons ATGCAGATGAGGGAGGTGGCGTTCGGCATACAGTATATAAACAAGGAGCTGTCTCAGTCCCAGTACCTTGCTTTTTCCCTCAGCTTCCTCATTATCTCTGCTCAAACGCCTCCACCCACCAATACCACCAAGATGTCTTTCGCTGGTAAATGGGAAACCGAGACCCAGGAGGGATACGACGAGTTCTGCAAGCTGCTCG GTATCCCCGATGCAGTCATTGAGAAGGGCCGCGACTACAAGCTGATCACAGATGTCACCCAGAATGGCAACGACTTCACCTGGACCCAGATCTACCCCACAAACGCCACGGTCACCAACAAGTTCACCATCGGCAAGGAGTGTGATATGGAGACCATTGGAGGAAAGAAATTCAAG GCCACTGTGCAGATGGACGGAGGCAAGTTGGACGTGACCTTCCCCAACTACCACCACACCAGTGAGATCGTTGGAGGCAAGCTTGTTGAG ACCTCCAAATCTGGTTCTCTAGTCCTGAAGAGAACCAGCAAGAAGATCTAA